The following are from one region of the Vibrio rarus genome:
- a CDS encoding glycosyltransferase gives MKIAIAIDNLNGGGAPKVMISLANELVSLGHEPHFLLMDREGVFELDKNINVHFCFDKNYKGLKGYFKVAPAAELLAKKVKKIEEESGKFDLFLSNLDKTNLVMIESKVSPLFVVIHASVEEELKRHARMGPIKYLKKLRTKKVLNGQNLVTVSKGIESEIINKKRIKPKTINTIYNPFDIEKIRSLSNKENSDIPTFDYLIHVGRFVAQKRHDVLFRSITKMKNNLPIVFLSHKPEAIMKMARKFGVEDRVIAPDFQLNPYPWIKRAKGLILSSDFEGLPTVLIEALICKTPVVSTRCPHGPIEILTGDLERFLVSTGDYKNLARVTDEMLQEYPNMNNLDILERVQSESVAMKYLRLLHEN, from the coding sequence ATGAAGATTGCGATCGCTATAGATAATTTGAATGGTGGTGGAGCACCGAAGGTAATGATCTCTCTTGCGAATGAGTTAGTTAGCTTGGGTCATGAGCCACACTTTTTATTGATGGATCGTGAGGGTGTATTTGAGCTTGATAAAAATATAAATGTTCACTTTTGTTTTGATAAAAATTACAAAGGATTGAAGGGGTACTTTAAAGTTGCTCCTGCTGCAGAATTATTAGCAAAAAAAGTCAAAAAGATTGAAGAAGAATCAGGTAAATTTGATCTTTTTCTTTCAAATTTAGATAAAACAAATTTAGTAATGATTGAGTCTAAAGTTTCCCCACTATTTGTTGTCATCCATGCCTCTGTTGAAGAAGAATTAAAAAGACATGCGAGAATGGGGCCTATTAAATACCTAAAAAAACTAAGAACAAAAAAAGTACTTAATGGGCAAAATCTAGTGACAGTGTCAAAAGGGATAGAAAGTGAAATAATAAATAAAAAAAGGATTAAGCCTAAAACTATCAATACAATATATAATCCTTTTGATATAGAAAAAATAAGATCATTATCAAACAAAGAAAATAGTGATATACCTACATTTGATTATCTTATTCATGTTGGGAGATTCGTTGCTCAAAAAAGGCATGATGTATTATTTCGTTCAATAACGAAGATGAAAAATAATCTGCCTATTGTTTTTTTAAGCCATAAACCAGAAGCTATTATGAAAATGGCTAGAAAATTTGGAGTTGAAGACAGAGTTATTGCTCCTGATTTCCAGTTGAACCCTTATCCATGGATAAAAAGAGCAAAAGGGTTAATTTTAAGTTCAGATTTTGAGGGCCTACCTACTGTTCTTATTGAGGCATTGATATGTAAGACCCCAGTAGTTAGTACTCGATGCCCCCATGGACCAATAGAAATATTAACGGGAGATCTAGAGCGTTTTCTAGTATCTACAGGGGATTATAAGAACTTAGCTAGAGTGACAGATGAGATGTTGCAGGAGTACCCAAATATGAATAACTTAGACATATTAGAGCGTGTTCAGTCTGAGAGTGTGGCTATGAAATATTTGAGGTTACTCCATGAAAACTAA
- the waaA gene encoding lipid IV(A) 3-deoxy-D-manno-octulosonic acid transferase, whose amino-acid sequence MKKFLIIATYTVILTILSPILLVVLLRKKLGKPSIGQRWGEYFGVTPPLNGTRPIWIHTVSVGETIAATPLIRAIKQKYPNQDILITTTTTTGAEQAEKIADIAEHRFMPIDFSWCITRFLKQVNPKCMLIMETELWPNTLRTVCNAGVPITVINARLSERSCQRYLKFHSVFKLMANHIHQVLCQHTDDEKRFTQLGLTSDKVHVTGSLKFDISTPENIALQGHDLRIKLGQNRPIWIAASTHDGEDEIIYNAHQKLLQHCPSALLILVPRHPERFNKVAKQGTDKGFNVIQRTAGAEVKAATQVYLGDTMGEMLTLISAADICFMGGSLIGDKVGGHNMLEPAALEKPILNGPSYFNFKDITQQLIKEKALIICPSDEDISSQLIHLFDDSTRRMQMGENAYQVVKRNQGAVNKTIQALGAVISTE is encoded by the coding sequence ATGAAAAAATTTCTGATCATCGCCACATACACTGTGATTCTAACCATTCTTAGCCCTATATTATTAGTTGTGTTGCTTAGGAAAAAGCTCGGCAAGCCCAGTATAGGTCAGCGTTGGGGGGAATATTTTGGCGTGACTCCACCGTTAAATGGTACTCGCCCTATATGGATTCATACTGTTTCCGTGGGAGAAACTATTGCCGCTACCCCACTGATACGCGCGATAAAACAAAAGTACCCTAATCAGGATATTCTCATCACCACCACCACCACAACTGGCGCCGAGCAAGCGGAAAAAATAGCGGATATTGCTGAGCATAGATTTATGCCTATTGATTTTAGTTGGTGCATCACTCGCTTTCTTAAGCAAGTTAACCCAAAGTGTATGTTGATTATGGAAACCGAGTTATGGCCAAACACATTGCGAACTGTCTGCAATGCAGGTGTACCCATTACTGTGATTAACGCTCGACTGTCAGAGCGCTCATGCCAACGTTATTTAAAATTCCACTCAGTATTTAAACTCATGGCAAATCATATACATCAAGTTTTGTGTCAGCATACGGATGATGAAAAAAGGTTCACTCAGTTAGGGCTTACATCAGATAAAGTGCACGTCACAGGCTCGTTAAAATTTGATATTAGCACCCCTGAAAACATTGCCCTGCAGGGACATGACCTCCGTATTAAGTTAGGGCAAAACAGACCCATTTGGATTGCGGCTAGCACTCATGATGGGGAAGATGAGATCATCTACAATGCTCATCAAAAACTTTTGCAACATTGCCCAAGTGCGCTACTTATTTTAGTCCCTCGACATCCAGAAAGATTCAATAAAGTAGCAAAACAAGGAACTGACAAAGGATTCAATGTCATTCAAAGAACCGCAGGGGCAGAAGTTAAGGCTGCAACTCAAGTCTACCTTGGCGATACCATGGGAGAAATGCTGACTCTTATCAGTGCTGCCGACATCTGCTTTATGGGGGGGAGTCTTATTGGCGATAAGGTTGGAGGACATAACATGCTTGAGCCTGCGGCTTTAGAAAAGCCGATATTAAATGGACCAAGTTACTTTAACTTTAAAGACATTACTCAGCAGTTAATTAAAGAAAAAGCATTAATCATATGCCCATCAGATGAGGATATTAGCTCTCAACTAATTCACTTATTCGACGACTCAACTCGCCGTATGCAAATGGGGGAAAACGCCTATCAGGTGGTTAAACGTAATCAAGGGGCTGTCAATAAAACAATCCAGGCTCTAGGTGCTGTGATATCCACTGAGTAA
- a CDS encoding CatB-related O-acetyltransferase encodes MEAGLNRVDKVLLDFCGEYIAKRKSHGKQLNPIKSMAYYALIYIQHKDKSTIYKYISEKFFGFTIGKHSIGYQAFWGRKINGAKLLRSIGSFSSIAPHVIIVAGNHPLNFKSTSSILYNESRGFIKSKKPIPDQVQEVNIGNDVWIGSNVTILPGVNISDGAVVAAGSVVNRDVPAYSIVAGVPAKVIKYRFPAETIQQLLEEKWWEWDDSEIKRNVKNMYDEKDFFKNIAI; translated from the coding sequence ATGGAGGCTGGACTCAATCGCGTAGATAAAGTTCTTCTTGATTTTTGTGGAGAGTATATTGCTAAGAGAAAATCTCATGGTAAACAACTGAACCCGATAAAATCAATGGCTTATTATGCATTGATATATATTCAACATAAAGATAAGTCGACGATCTATAAATACATCAGTGAAAAATTTTTCGGCTTTACTATCGGTAAGCATTCAATTGGCTATCAGGCTTTTTGGGGAAGGAAAATAAATGGTGCGAAACTGTTGAGATCGATAGGTTCTTTTTCATCAATAGCACCGCATGTGATTATTGTTGCGGGCAATCATCCTTTAAACTTTAAGTCGACAAGCTCCATTTTATATAATGAGAGTAGAGGATTTATAAAGAGTAAAAAGCCTATTCCGGATCAAGTTCAAGAAGTGAACATTGGCAATGATGTCTGGATTGGCTCTAATGTAACCATTCTTCCTGGTGTTAATATCTCTGATGGTGCTGTCGTTGCTGCGGGTTCTGTCGTCAATCGTGATGTTCCGGCGTACTCTATTGTTGCTGGTGTACCAGCAAAAGTTATTAAGTATAGATTTCCGGCTGAGACAATACAGCAACTTCTAGAAGAGAAATGGTGGGAGTGGGATGATAGTGAAATAAAAAGAAATGTTAAGAATATGTATGATGAGAAAGATTTTTTCAAGAATATAGCTATATAG
- a CDS encoding glycosyltransferase: MARILYIVHNLKLGGIQKITIDLARKQVESGNDVDILQLSSGLDFNIDFNCNIINLNWSSYLFRKFWDIPRLCISRIISKIGIASLEPIFNKYIYIGIVNKTINFSEYDVVFVRGARSLKRLWWIEHSNIIFSLHLPYRFPSYSKWTLVKKIRSYSLRKVFGNKKMFTVSKHIKNDFLDITRYYDVKISKIKVIYNPIDFEKIDILSKEDIVLPTSKPYILGVGRLTKQKNFELLIRAFHKSNLIDFDLIILGDGYQKKYLVELTKKLELSERVHFVGLVKNPNPWFKKASIFVLSSISEGFGNVILESIANGTPVISTKCGPVDEILTKQLSRGLVENGDLIALTTKLQSYIDTPEYVDARDINKFSIEFIIKEQMSF; encoded by the coding sequence ATGGCTAGAATACTTTATATTGTACACAATCTAAAACTTGGTGGAATTCAAAAAATAACAATCGACCTAGCGAGAAAGCAAGTTGAGAGTGGTAATGATGTGGATATTTTACAACTATCTTCAGGCTTAGATTTTAACATAGATTTTAACTGTAATATCATCAATCTCAATTGGTCTTCTTATTTATTTAGAAAGTTTTGGGATATACCAAGGTTGTGTATATCTAGAATCATATCGAAAATTGGCATTGCTAGCTTGGAGCCAATATTTAATAAGTATATATATATTGGGATTGTTAATAAGACCATTAATTTTTCAGAGTATGATGTAGTATTCGTTCGTGGTGCACGTTCACTTAAAAGGCTTTGGTGGATTGAACATAGTAATATTATTTTTAGTTTACATTTGCCTTATCGATTTCCGTCATACTCTAAGTGGACCTTGGTTAAAAAAATCCGTTCATATAGCTTGAGGAAAGTGTTTGGTAATAAAAAGATGTTTACAGTTTCCAAACATATTAAAAATGATTTTCTAGATATTACCAGATATTATGATGTCAAAATTTCAAAGATAAAAGTAATTTATAACCCGATTGACTTTGAAAAGATAGATATATTATCGAAAGAAGATATTGTATTACCAACGTCTAAGCCATATATTCTAGGTGTTGGAAGGTTAACAAAACAGAAAAATTTTGAGCTATTAATTCGTGCTTTTCATAAATCAAATTTGATTGATTTTGACTTGATCATACTTGGTGATGGTTATCAAAAGAAATACCTTGTTGAATTAACAAAAAAATTAGAACTTTCTGAACGTGTGCACTTTGTAGGTCTTGTTAAAAATCCCAATCCTTGGTTTAAGAAGGCCTCTATTTTTGTGCTGAGTTCTATTTCTGAAGGTTTTGGTAATGTGATTCTGGAGTCAATTGCGAATGGTACTCCAGTTATCAGTACAAAATGTGGACCAGTGGATGAAATTTTAACTAAACAACTTTCAAGGGGTTTAGTGGAAAATGGTGACCTTATAGCGCTCACTACTAAATTACAGTCTTATATTGACACACCTGAGTACGTAGATGCGAGAGATATTAACAAGTTCTCAATAGAATTTATTATTAAAGAGCAAATGAGTTTTTGA
- a CDS encoding 3-deoxy-D-manno-octulosonic acid kinase, which yields METLRNGTQVVWFDPKLLNVPPDMCFEAPYWLVQNKVTGSAKGRGTTWFVQLDGLQAALRHYRRGGLFGKLVKDQYWFSGWENTRSYQEYQLLQHLREKGVNVPRPIAAQADKFGPFYSADLLSERIPNAKDLVDTLQQAPLSAEVYYSIGQQIHKLHQAQVNHTDLNIHNLLLDIENKVWIIDFDKCYEQSGDDWKQGNLERLKRSFHKEVKRFAIHWQESDWHSLLSGYHST from the coding sequence TTGGAAACGTTACGAAATGGAACACAAGTCGTTTGGTTTGATCCTAAGCTATTAAATGTCCCCCCTGATATGTGTTTCGAAGCGCCTTATTGGTTAGTTCAAAATAAAGTGACGGGCAGTGCCAAAGGGCGAGGTACGACTTGGTTTGTGCAGTTAGATGGCTTACAAGCTGCACTTAGACATTATCGACGTGGTGGGTTGTTTGGCAAACTGGTTAAAGATCAGTATTGGTTTTCTGGCTGGGAGAACACGCGTAGTTATCAGGAGTATCAACTTTTACAACATTTACGTGAAAAAGGCGTCAATGTGCCTAGGCCTATTGCCGCTCAAGCCGATAAGTTTGGCCCATTTTATAGCGCAGATTTATTGAGCGAGAGGATTCCCAATGCCAAAGATCTTGTTGATACATTACAGCAAGCGCCTTTGAGCGCTGAGGTGTACTACTCTATTGGCCAGCAAATTCACAAGCTTCATCAAGCACAAGTGAATCATACCGATCTCAATATCCATAATTTATTGCTCGATATTGAAAATAAGGTTTGGATTATCGATTTTGATAAGTGTTATGAGCAATCTGGTGATGACTGGAAGCAAGGTAATCTCGAGCGGTTAAAGCGCTCCTTTCATAAAGAAGTGAAGCGCTTTGCAATACATTGGCAAGAGAGTGATTGGCACTCTTTACTCAGTGGATATCACAGCACCTAG
- a CDS encoding O-antigen ligase family protein, with product MRNILNEKIVFILVSIPILWSFSGLLLYNDAKKEFTTLTIIAFILVSLFSSSRHIENIRNNKFFIVIVVNVIFALFAYSYYGYSSNRFRSIISVLLLVSIIPVDIYSKIKVKYMLLASSISILIYMVKLYYSGDLFNREWDINPIHFATVCAAILSVSFYLFFISKIKLDKILYAFVFLSSTTGLILSDSRGPWSAAIMGLLISVVLLLKKSTTKFKLTILFIISIIISGVYISSKDYLSDRMSQTKYELTQIERGNLNTSFGQRLQLWHAGWIIFNEHPILGVGEGIVDTKQQLFMQGIITSPRVATYTHLHNQYINELAKYGIVGFLIFIFSIGYVIYYARDSQYRDVIYIIVTVYLACALTDVPFRNAHPLIFYCMLINILLIQGRTVTKNISV from the coding sequence ATGCGCAACATACTGAATGAAAAAATTGTATTTATTTTAGTAAGTATACCCATATTATGGTCTTTCTCAGGTCTATTATTATATAATGATGCCAAAAAGGAATTCACAACATTAACTATAATTGCTTTCATATTAGTATCTCTTTTTTCGTCGTCAAGGCATATAGAAAACATTCGCAATAATAAATTTTTTATTGTAATTGTAGTTAATGTTATTTTTGCTTTGTTTGCATATTCATATTATGGATATAGCTCTAATAGATTCCGATCAATAATATCTGTATTATTATTGGTCTCAATAATACCAGTTGATATATATTCAAAAATAAAAGTTAAATATATGCTACTTGCTAGTAGCATAAGTATTCTTATCTATATGGTTAAGTTATATTACAGTGGGGATCTATTTAATAGGGAGTGGGATATAAATCCGATCCATTTTGCAACTGTCTGTGCAGCTATACTTTCAGTTTCTTTTTATCTATTTTTTATATCTAAAATTAAGTTAGATAAAATATTATATGCTTTTGTTTTCTTATCTTCTACTACAGGTTTAATATTATCTGATTCTCGAGGGCCATGGTCAGCAGCGATTATGGGATTATTAATTTCAGTCGTGTTGTTATTGAAGAAAAGTACCACTAAATTTAAGTTAACTATCCTATTTATAATTTCAATTATTATATCTGGGGTTTATATATCGTCTAAAGACTATCTATCAGATAGAATGTCACAAACTAAATATGAACTCACTCAAATTGAGCGAGGAAATTTAAATACATCATTTGGTCAAAGGTTGCAACTTTGGCATGCTGGTTGGATCATATTTAATGAACATCCAATATTAGGTGTCGGTGAAGGTATAGTCGATACTAAACAACAACTTTTTATGCAAGGTATTATAACGTCACCTAGGGTTGCTACTTATACTCATCTTCATAATCAATATATTAATGAACTTGCAAAGTATGGAATAGTAGGATTTTTAATATTTATATTTTCAATCGGTTATGTGATTTACTATGCTCGTGATAGTCAGTATAGGGATGTTATATACATTATTGTTACCGTTTATCTTGCCTGTGCATTAACTGATGTTCCATTTAGAAATGCACACCCACTTATATTTTATTGTATGTTAATAAATATTTTACTTATTCAAGGGAGGACTGTAACTAAGAATATTAGTGTTTGA
- a CDS encoding glycosyltransferase, with amino-acid sequence MKKINLLAVTHHDRENINPIRPEASQIIGLHLSGKVNVIVLCNPGSGLIPYFEKHGIEVLIDPLNKKFSVSTIKTIRRLLRERSIDVLHLFNNIACSNGATAAIGLKVKVVAYRGQTGNISRLDPSCYLTMLHPRLDRIICVAKAVEDDLKQHVWGNKSKVVTVYKGHDQAWYQKEKADLSDMNLPVSSFKLSLVANLRPRKGLHIFMQALAMLPKEMDIDVLLVGADPHSEQVKKMIKLSEREQQVHALGYRTDAPEVAAASDVTILPTTKREGLCRAVLEANSYGIPSIVSDTGGNAELVKNGVTGIVVPPGEPAALAEAILQLYNDREKCKAFGVAARNRVIDKFNVKQGVDATLAVYKDMLDAQHTE; translated from the coding sequence ATGAAAAAAATAAATTTATTGGCAGTAACACATCATGATCGTGAGAATATCAATCCGATTAGGCCTGAAGCGTCACAGATCATAGGTCTTCATCTTTCTGGAAAGGTGAATGTGATCGTTTTATGTAACCCTGGTTCAGGATTGATACCTTATTTTGAGAAGCATGGGATAGAGGTTCTTATTGATCCTTTAAACAAAAAGTTTTCAGTTTCAACGATAAAGACGATAAGAAGACTTCTCCGTGAGAGAAGCATTGATGTCCTACATTTATTTAATAATATTGCTTGTAGTAATGGTGCAACGGCCGCCATTGGATTAAAGGTGAAGGTTGTGGCTTATAGGGGCCAGACGGGGAACATTTCTCGTCTAGATCCAAGCTGTTACTTAACGATGTTACATCCTAGGTTAGATAGAATTATCTGTGTCGCAAAAGCGGTAGAGGATGACCTAAAACAGCATGTCTGGGGAAACAAATCCAAAGTAGTAACGGTTTATAAAGGTCATGATCAAGCATGGTATCAAAAAGAAAAAGCAGATCTATCGGATATGAATCTTCCTGTTAGTAGCTTTAAGTTATCGTTGGTTGCTAATTTAAGACCTCGTAAAGGTTTGCATATTTTTATGCAAGCTTTGGCGATGTTACCAAAAGAGATGGATATTGATGTCCTACTGGTTGGGGCTGATCCACATTCTGAACAAGTCAAAAAAATGATTAAGTTAAGTGAGCGAGAACAGCAAGTGCATGCTTTAGGCTATCGCACTGATGCTCCAGAAGTTGCTGCTGCTTCAGATGTGACTATATTGCCAACAACAAAGCGAGAGGGACTCTGTCGAGCCGTATTGGAGGCGAATTCATACGGAATACCTTCTATTGTATCTGATACAGGGGGCAATGCAGAGCTAGTAAAAAATGGGGTAACAGGGATAGTGGTACCACCGGGAGAGCCTGCAGCTTTAGCCGAGGCAATCTTGCAACTTTATAATGACCGTGAAAAATGCAAAGCCTTTGGAGTGGCGGCTCGAAATAGGGTGATTGATAAATTTAATGTTAAACAAGGTGTTGATGCTACATTGGCCGTATATAAGGATATGCTAGATGCGCAACATACTGAATGA
- a CDS encoding glycosyltransferase family 52 protein produces MKTNTLVFENTPYSLFLYFLYDPNWEEKDYLLWGDRFTQDRLLFMKDNIKVLDYSHTLIPRLTPKFQKKPVEYIKRKWQLRNIFSKYDYCIGNAREINDPAIKIERCQIEDGIGTTHKELVNGVKNKSFILGLFNRLILKEPIKTSKINKIILTKNINAAIDFKDKIEIVNLEELWLSKSEQEKNKILNFFDVKISDFNQINNSFSVLFTQPFSESRIDYSENSKIEGYKQILCKLGISEKLLVIKPHPAEKTRYRDYFPDSIIIESTFPAELMPLLGVKVNKVVTVTSSAAKSFEGKCDEIIHTKADDCFNFPKKLADGLERTVTE; encoded by the coding sequence ATGAAAACTAACACATTAGTTTTTGAAAATACGCCATATAGTCTGTTCTTATATTTTCTATATGACCCTAACTGGGAAGAAAAAGATTATTTATTATGGGGTGATAGGTTTACGCAAGATAGACTTCTTTTTATGAAGGATAATATTAAAGTTTTAGATTATTCTCACACTCTAATTCCAAGATTAACACCTAAATTCCAAAAAAAACCAGTAGAATATATTAAAAGAAAGTGGCAATTAAGAAATATTTTTTCAAAATATGACTATTGTATTGGTAACGCAAGGGAAATCAATGACCCTGCTATTAAAATTGAACGATGCCAGATAGAAGATGGAATAGGAACAACACATAAAGAATTAGTTAATGGGGTTAAAAACAAAAGTTTTATATTAGGTTTGTTTAATAGGTTAATATTGAAAGAACCTATAAAAACTTCAAAAATAAATAAAATCATATTAACAAAAAACATTAATGCAGCTATTGATTTTAAAGATAAAATAGAAATTGTTAACTTAGAAGAACTTTGGTTGTCAAAAAGTGAACAAGAAAAAAACAAAATATTAAATTTCTTTGATGTAAAAATATCAGATTTTAATCAAATAAATAATTCGTTTAGTGTGTTGTTTACACAGCCTTTTAGTGAAAGTCGAATTGACTATAGTGAAAATTCAAAAATAGAAGGTTATAAACAAATTCTTTGTAAGTTAGGAATAAGTGAAAAATTATTAGTTATAAAACCACATCCAGCAGAGAAAACACGTTATCGTGATTACTTCCCTGACTCCATAATTATAGAATCAACTTTTCCTGCTGAACTGATGCCTCTTTTAGGAGTGAAAGTAAATAAAGTCGTTACGGTTACTTCATCTGCTGCAAAAAGCTTTGAAGGCAAATGCGATGAAATAATACATACCAAAGCTGATGACTGCTTTAATTTCCCTAAAAAACTGGCTGATGGTTTAGAACGTACGGTGACAGAATGA
- a CDS encoding glycosyltransferase family 9 protein, whose protein sequence is MTLFKTAPKSLCILRLSAIGDVCHAIAVVQAIQKQWPETKITWVCGKIEAQLIGDLPNIEAVVFDKKQGFKGMKAVWKQLSHTRFDALLHMQAALRASALSFGIKAKYKIGFSKNRTKEGQWFFTNTHLPSSQSFHVLDNFADFARYLGVPFTKPHWHIPVSSADTEFAKSIINNKTTLVISAAASKDSRNWLTDRYAALADYAIAKGMQVVLCGSPAQREVTLANNIQQLTQGELTNLVGKTSLKQLTAVLREATVVLAPDSGPAHLATTQGTAVIGLYAHSDPRRTGPYNSLDMVANVYDEHIQQQTGKNLNDVAWGTRAKGDDLMASITVEHVCQLLNKTLEKN, encoded by the coding sequence ATGACATTGTTCAAAACAGCTCCAAAATCACTCTGTATTCTGCGCCTTTCCGCCATTGGCGATGTTTGCCATGCTATTGCCGTGGTTCAAGCCATACAAAAACAGTGGCCAGAAACTAAAATTACTTGGGTTTGCGGTAAAATCGAAGCGCAACTGATTGGTGACTTACCCAATATAGAAGCGGTTGTCTTTGATAAAAAACAGGGCTTTAAAGGCATGAAAGCGGTTTGGAAACAGCTTTCACACACTCGATTCGATGCGTTATTGCACATGCAAGCGGCTCTTAGAGCCAGCGCCTTATCTTTTGGTATTAAAGCCAAATATAAGATAGGTTTTTCTAAAAATAGAACGAAAGAAGGTCAGTGGTTTTTTACCAATACGCACCTCCCTTCCTCTCAAAGCTTTCATGTTCTAGATAATTTTGCTGATTTTGCTCGATACCTCGGTGTGCCATTTACCAAACCACACTGGCATATTCCTGTATCCAGTGCCGATACTGAATTTGCCAAATCCATAATAAATAACAAAACCACTTTAGTCATCTCAGCGGCTGCCAGTAAAGATTCTCGTAACTGGCTAACGGATCGTTATGCGGCATTAGCCGACTACGCTATTGCCAAAGGAATGCAGGTCGTATTGTGCGGCTCACCCGCCCAACGCGAAGTTACCTTGGCCAATAATATTCAGCAATTAACTCAAGGTGAACTCACCAACCTAGTAGGTAAAACCTCGCTAAAACAGTTAACTGCCGTACTAAGAGAAGCCACTGTGGTCTTAGCCCCTGATTCTGGCCCAGCACACTTAGCCACAACACAAGGTACTGCGGTTATTGGGCTTTATGCTCATAGTGATCCTCGCCGTACAGGGCCATACAATAGCCTAGACATGGTAGCGAATGTTTACGATGAACATATTCAACAACAAACAGGAAAAAACCTGAACGATGTTGCTTGGGGCACCCGTGCAAAAGGCGACGACCTAATGGCCTCTATCACTGTTGAACATGTTTGTCAGTTACTTAATAAGACTTTAGAGAAGAATTAA
- a CDS encoding CDP-glycerol--glycerophosphate glycerophosphotransferase, with amino-acid sequence MNCINRRYLMYISQNYSYAILRPLQQYILSQGGEVRWFLEGDEVNPSFLSDAEIQITRVSDVIQWNPDAVFVPGNMVPNFIPGLKVAVFHGFNAGKINRRGRLDHFEIRGCFDLYCTQGPETTLPFQRLAEKYKYFEVAETGWSALDPLFNKDLDNPYIDTSDTRPTVLMCSTFSRNLSCAPVLFEKIKELSLKGNWRWLIQFHPKMPQDVVEKYKALQNDNLQFIETDNVLPLLKAADVMLCDTSSVLIMFLMQIKPVVTFRNVSPQPYLLNVTDIDKVESMLTTALHMTSEDKHFIEEYVNSIHPYSDGMSSERVVSEVNQMLQLGRTVKKPMNLVREIKLRKKLSYWKL; translated from the coding sequence GTGAACTGTATTAATCGACGTTATCTGATGTATATCTCTCAGAATTACTCATATGCAATCTTGCGGCCTCTTCAACAGTACATTTTGTCACAAGGTGGTGAAGTACGTTGGTTTCTCGAAGGAGATGAGGTCAATCCTAGTTTTCTATCGGATGCTGAAATTCAGATAACAAGAGTCAGTGACGTCATCCAATGGAACCCTGACGCAGTGTTTGTTCCTGGTAATATGGTGCCTAATTTTATTCCGGGCTTAAAAGTGGCGGTTTTCCATGGTTTTAATGCCGGAAAAATCAACCGCAGAGGTCGCCTTGACCATTTTGAAATTCGCGGTTGCTTTGACCTTTATTGCACTCAAGGGCCTGAGACTACTCTTCCATTTCAACGCTTGGCGGAAAAATATAAATACTTTGAGGTAGCAGAAACAGGATGGTCTGCACTCGATCCTTTATTTAATAAAGATTTAGACAACCCTTACATCGACACAAGTGATACTAGACCGACAGTTTTGATGTGCTCGACCTTCTCTCGGAACCTCTCTTGTGCGCCTGTATTGTTCGAAAAAATAAAAGAGTTATCACTGAAGGGGAATTGGCGTTGGTTAATTCAATTTCACCCAAAAATGCCTCAAGACGTGGTTGAAAAGTACAAGGCTCTACAAAATGACAATTTACAATTTATTGAGACGGACAATGTATTGCCTTTGCTTAAGGCTGCCGATGTAATGCTGTGCGATACGTCATCGGTATTGATCATGTTCTTGATGCAAATAAAGCCAGTTGTTACTTTTAGAAACGTTTCTCCTCAACCTTACTTACTCAATGTGACCGATATAGATAAAGTAGAGTCAATGCTAACCACTGCTTTACATATGACGAGTGAAGATAAACACTTTATTGAAGAGTATGTAAATAGTATTCATCCGTACAGTGATGGAATGTCTAGTGAAAGAGTAGTGAGTGAAGTAAACCAAATGTTGCAATTAGGCAGGACAGTAAAAAAACCAATGAATTTAGTTCGAGAAATTAAACTCAGAAAAAAATTAAGCTACTGGAAATTATAA